One genomic segment of Sminthopsis crassicaudata isolate SCR6 chromosome 2, ASM4859323v1, whole genome shotgun sequence includes these proteins:
- the NFS1 gene encoding cysteine desulfurase, whose amino-acid sequence MLWRAVWRAATRVPSPSPPRRGLRLRGLDRSPSPPGFSEVASPAEETALRPLYMDVQATTPLDPRVLDAMLPYLVNYYGNPHSRTHSYGWESEAAMERARQQVASLIGADPREIVFTSGATESNNLAIKGVARFYKLRKKHVITTQTEHKCVLDSCRSLEAEGFRVTYLPVQKNGIIDLKELEAAIQPDTSLVSIMTVNNEIGVKQPIEDIGRICSSRKVYFHTDAAQAVGKIPLNVNDMKIDLMSISGHKLYGPKGVGAIYIRRRPRVRVEALQSGGGQERGMRSGTVPTPLVVGLGAACEVAQEEMENDHKRISLLAGRLIEKIMNNLPDVVMNGDPQQHYPGCINLSFAYVEGESLLMALKDVALSSGSACTSASLEPSYVLRAIGTDEDLAHSSIRFGIGRFTTEDEVDYTAEKCIFHVKRLREMSPLWEMVQDGIDLKTIKWTQH is encoded by the exons ATGCTGTGGCGGGCTGTGTGGAGAGCTGCGACCAGGGTCCCGAGCCCCTCCCCTCCGCGTCGGGGACTGCGCTTGCGCG GTCTAGACCGGTCACCTTCCCCACCCGGCTTCTCTGAGGTAGCCTCTCCCGCGGAGGAGACAGCGCTGCGGCCTCTCTACATGGACGTGCAAGCCACTACTCCCCTG gatccTCGAGTGTTGGATGCCATGCTCCCCTATCTGGTCAACTACTATGGGAACCCGCACTCAAGGACTCATTCCTACGGCTGGGAGAGCGAGGCCGCCATGGAGCGGGCACGCCAG CAAGTGGCATCATTGATCGGGGCTGACCCCCGGGAGATTGTCTTCACCAGTGGAGCCACTGAATCCAACAATTTAGCAATAAAG GGGGTAGCCAGGTTCTACAAGTTACGGAAAAAGCATGTGATCACCACACAAACAGAGCACAAATGTGTGCTGGATTCATGTCGTTCTCTGGAAGCTGAAGGCTTTCGGGTCACTTATCTCCCAGTGCAGAAGAATGGAATAATTGATTTGAAG GAACTGGAGGCAGCAATCCAGCCAGACACAAGCCTTGTCTCTATCATGACTGTAAACAATGAAATTGGAGTGAAGCAACCTATTGAAGACATTG GACGGATTTGCAGTTCCCGAAAAGTGTATTTCCATACGGATGCTGCCCAAGCTGTTGGAAAAATCCCACTAAATGTGAATGATATGAAAATTGATCTCATGAGTATCAGTGGCCATAAGCTTTATGGCCCAAAAG GAGTTGGTGCGATCTACATCCGCCGTCGACCCCGGGTGCGTGTGGAGGCCTTGCAGAGTGGTGGAGGCCAGGAGCGGGGCATGCGCTCTGGAACAGTACCCACTCCCTTAGTGGTTGGGTTGGGGGCTGCCTGTGAAGTGGCACAAGAAGAGATGGAG AATGACCATAAGAGGATCTCCCTACTAGCAGGAAGATtgatagaaaagataatgaacaaTCTTCCTGATGTGGTGATGAATGGGGACCCTCAGCAACACTATCCAG GTTGCATCAATTTGTCCTTTGCCTATGTAGAAGGGGAGAGTCTGCTGATGGCACTCAAGGATGTGGCTTTGTCTTCAGGCAG TGCCTGCACCTCTGCATCCCTGGAACCCTCCTATGTGCTTAGAGCCATTGGTACAGATGAAGACCTGGCCCATTCCTCTATCAG GTTTGGCATTGGTCGTTTCACCACAGAGGACGAAGTAGACTACACAGctgaaaaatgcatttttcatgTTAAAAGGCTACGGGAAATGAG CCCACTGTGGGAAATGGTACAAGATGGAATTGACCTGAAAACCATCAAGTGGACACAGCACTAA
- the ROMO1 gene encoding reactive oxygen species modulator 1 — MPVAVGPYGQSQPTCFDRVKMGFVMGCAVGMAAGALFGTFSCLRIGMRGRELMGGIGKTMMQSGGTFGTFMAIGMGIRC, encoded by the exons ATGCCAGTAGCCGTGGGTCCCTACGGACAGTCCCAGCCCACCTGCTTCGACCGAGTGAAGATGGGCTTCGTGATGGGCTGCGCTGTGGGCATGGCGGCCGGGGCGCTGTTCGGCACCTTCTCGTGCCTCAG GATCGGGATGCGGGGCCGGGAGCTGATGGGCGGAATTGGCAAAACCATGATGCAGAGTGGGGGTACCTTCGGAACGTTTATGGCCATCGGAATGGGCATTCGCTGCTGA